A single Desulfovibrio piger DNA region contains:
- the grdD gene encoding glycine/sarcosine/betaine reductase complex component C subunit alpha codes for MARQDNTRAAIGKALEEVVMRARCGKKPCRLGLMAAGSELPLQEFLCAARDAMEADPALRITGLGPLPEGPLPDGLDWQETENSGDAAAAVMDALLAEGRIEGAVALHYPFPMGVTTIGRMTCPASGRPMFMASSTGMSAPRRAGAMLRNAVLGAGVARALGLSLPVLGVLNLEAAPQVVRALSHMVDKGYPVRLGESVRRDGGALLRGNDLLCGAVDVCVTDTLTGNALMKVFASFTSGGARETCGWGYGPSVGEGWDKVISIVSRASGAPVIAGALRYTARAVRADLPGKIREELRLAAAAGLEAELAALAPAPVPEEAVPPAAVPTDAELHGIDVLDLEAAVHCLWRNGIYAEAAMGCTGPVIKLPARSREAARQLLTAAGHL; via the coding sequence ATGGCTAGGCAAGACAACACGCGTGCCGCCATCGGCAAGGCCCTTGAAGAGGTCGTCATGCGGGCCCGCTGCGGGAAAAAGCCCTGCCGCCTGGGCCTGATGGCCGCCGGCAGCGAGCTGCCCCTCCAGGAATTCCTGTGCGCGGCCCGGGACGCCATGGAAGCCGACCCCGCCCTGCGCATCACGGGTCTGGGCCCGCTGCCGGAAGGCCCGCTGCCCGACGGCCTGGACTGGCAGGAGACGGAAAACAGCGGCGATGCCGCCGCGGCCGTCATGGATGCCCTCCTCGCCGAGGGCAGGATCGAGGGCGCCGTGGCCCTGCATTATCCTTTCCCCATGGGCGTGACCACCATAGGCCGCATGACCTGTCCCGCCAGCGGCCGCCCCATGTTCATGGCGTCCAGCACCGGCATGAGCGCTCCCCGGCGGGCCGGTGCCATGCTCCGCAACGCCGTCCTCGGTGCCGGTGTGGCCAGGGCCCTGGGCCTCTCCCTGCCGGTGCTGGGGGTGCTGAACCTGGAGGCGGCCCCCCAGGTGGTCCGCGCCCTGTCGCACATGGTGGACAAGGGCTATCCCGTGCGGCTCGGGGAGAGCGTCCGCCGGGACGGCGGTGCCCTGCTGCGCGGCAACGACCTGCTGTGCGGGGCCGTGGACGTCTGCGTCACGGATACCCTGACCGGCAATGCCCTCATGAAGGTCTTTGCGTCCTTCACGTCCGGGGGGGCCCGCGAGACCTGCGGCTGGGGCTACGGCCCTTCCGTGGGCGAAGGCTGGGACAAGGTCATCAGCATCGTTTCCAGAGCGTCGGGAGCGCCGGTCATCGCCGGGGCGCTGCGCTACACGGCCCGGGCGGTACGGGCAGACCTACCCGGGAAGATCCGGGAGGAGCTCCGCCTTGCCGCTGCCGCGGGCCTGGAAGCGGAGCTGGCCGCCCTGGCGCCCGCCCCCGTGCCGGAGGAGGCCGTCCCTCCGGCGGCCGTCCCCACCGATGCGGAACTGCACGGCATCGACGTGCTGGATCTTGAGGCCGCCGTCCACTGTCTGTGGCGGAACGGCATCTATGCCGAGGCCGCCATGGGCTGCACGGGGCCTGTCATCAAACTGCCCGCCCGCAGCCGGGAGGCCGCGCGGCAGCTCCTCACGGCCGCGGGCCATCTGTAA